One stretch of Sinomonas terrae DNA includes these proteins:
- a CDS encoding FUSC family protein, giving the protein MAVTNGSGTFPSREALGKARRAAISGLRKAVARSRLELAGKTALAAGLAWAIAPLMPGPAAHYPYYAPLGALVTMYPTVADSAKKGLQSLLGLGLGIGVAFAVAAFTGANAAAVAAVVGLGVLIGGLPRMGAASDWVPMAGLFVLVIGGQRADTFSLGYLLQMAVGIVVGFAVNWLILPPLHFQAIGSAFARQRRALAGQLEDMAEAMDESWPPDHSEWAQRDEQLARTAGEVRQAVHRAEVSARANPRRRRHPRDLGADLKDLRAIERLTFQVQDMTDVLSSAIWEERAGTAVPPELTGELSAALRAFSGVMRAWGEDDVEAPLGEAEEALDVLTRGFADVISRDASVNATASVAMSLRRSVQIVRTRSSARA; this is encoded by the coding sequence ATGGCGGTCACCAACGGCTCCGGCACGTTCCCTTCCCGAGAGGCGCTCGGGAAGGCCCGCAGGGCTGCCATCTCTGGGCTGCGCAAGGCTGTCGCCCGGAGCCGGCTTGAGCTCGCCGGTAAGACCGCGCTCGCCGCCGGACTGGCGTGGGCGATCGCGCCGCTCATGCCGGGGCCCGCAGCGCACTATCCCTACTACGCCCCGCTCGGCGCGCTCGTCACGATGTATCCCACGGTCGCCGACTCCGCAAAGAAGGGCCTCCAGAGCCTTCTCGGACTCGGGCTGGGAATCGGGGTCGCGTTCGCCGTCGCGGCGTTCACCGGTGCGAACGCCGCTGCGGTCGCCGCCGTCGTCGGACTCGGCGTCCTGATAGGCGGGCTGCCGCGCATGGGGGCCGCGAGCGACTGGGTGCCTATGGCGGGGCTGTTCGTCCTGGTCATCGGCGGCCAGCGCGCGGACACCTTCTCACTCGGATACCTGCTCCAGATGGCCGTCGGGATCGTGGTCGGCTTCGCCGTCAATTGGCTCATCCTGCCGCCACTGCATTTTCAGGCCATAGGATCCGCCTTCGCCCGGCAGCGCCGTGCGCTCGCGGGGCAGCTCGAGGACATGGCGGAGGCCATGGATGAATCGTGGCCGCCCGACCACAGTGAGTGGGCCCAGCGCGACGAGCAGCTCGCGCGCACGGCGGGCGAGGTCCGGCAGGCCGTGCACCGCGCCGAGGTGAGCGCGCGGGCTAACCCGCGACGCCGTCGTCATCCGCGGGATCTCGGAGCGGACCTCAAGGATCTCCGCGCCATCGAGCGCCTCACGTTCCAGGTCCAGGACATGACCGACGTCCTCTCAAGCGCGATCTGGGAGGAACGCGCGGGCACGGCCGTTCCTCCCGAGCTGACAGGGGAGCTCAGCGCCGCTCTCCGCGCCTTCTCCGGCGTCATGCGGGCATGGGGAGAGGACGACGTCGAAGCTCCCCTTGGCGAGGCCGAGGAAGCGCTCGATGTCCTCACCAGAGGTTTCGCCGACGTCATTTCCCGGGACGCGTCCGTCAACGCCACAGCCTCGGTGGCGATGAGCCTGCGACGCTCCGTTCAGATCGTCAGGACGCGGTCGTCTGCTAGGGCGTGA
- a CDS encoding MFS transporter, translating into MSRNDANQPRERQPREPWTPTQRKALFAGAGSWTLDAFDYFVLVFALSSLAKDFHITIVTATLAITFTLVLRPVGALVFGPLAERFGRKPILVINIVVFSLIELASALSPNFETFFALRVLYGIAMGGIWGVASALTMESIPTRSRGLVSGIFQAGYPLGYLIASVVYGLLIDSVGWRGMFAIGVAPILLAVYIFFRVDESPVWLAARGIGGGAANGVAANGVAANGVAANGERKAAFWPAVAANWQILIFAVFLMAGFNFFSHGTQDLYPTFLTVQRHFHAGTVSLIAIFYNIAAIIGGLVAGSLSERFGRKRTIIVFALLALPCIPLWAFSTGSVALGIGAFLIQFMVQGAWGVIPAYLNELVPEGTRAVLPGFVYQVGNVIAAANATIQALIAQSTGGNYAVAMALVAGIIAIFIAVLIAFGPETRGREFVTAGADTRAAG; encoded by the coding sequence ATGTCACGCAATGATGCGAACCAACCAAGAGAACGGCAGCCCCGGGAGCCGTGGACGCCCACACAGCGCAAGGCCCTCTTTGCCGGCGCGGGCAGCTGGACCCTCGACGCCTTCGACTACTTCGTGCTCGTCTTCGCCCTCTCATCGCTCGCGAAGGACTTCCACATCACGATCGTCACAGCGACGCTCGCGATCACGTTCACCCTCGTCCTCCGCCCGGTCGGCGCTCTCGTCTTCGGGCCGCTCGCCGAACGGTTCGGCCGCAAACCGATCCTTGTGATCAATATCGTGGTCTTCTCGCTTATCGAGCTGGCTTCCGCCCTCTCCCCCAACTTCGAGACGTTCTTCGCCCTGCGGGTGCTCTACGGGATAGCGATGGGCGGCATTTGGGGCGTCGCCTCGGCCCTGACCATGGAGTCCATCCCCACCCGCTCGCGCGGCCTTGTCTCAGGGATCTTCCAGGCGGGCTACCCGCTCGGCTACCTCATCGCGTCGGTCGTCTACGGCCTGCTCATCGACTCGGTCGGCTGGCGCGGCATGTTTGCGATCGGCGTGGCTCCGATCCTGCTCGCGGTCTACATCTTCTTCCGGGTCGACGAGTCCCCGGTCTGGCTTGCTGCCCGGGGGATCGGCGGTGGTGCTGCCAATGGCGTTGCTGCGAACGGCGTTGCTGCGAACGGCGTTGCCGCCAACGGCGAGCGCAAGGCGGCCTTCTGGCCCGCCGTCGCCGCCAACTGGCAGATCCTGATCTTCGCCGTGTTCCTCATGGCCGGGTTCAACTTCTTCAGCCACGGCACACAGGACCTCTACCCGACGTTCCTCACCGTCCAGCGCCACTTCCACGCCGGAACGGTGAGCCTCATTGCGATCTTCTACAACATCGCGGCGATCATCGGTGGCCTCGTCGCGGGCTCGCTCTCCGAGCGCTTCGGCCGGAAGCGGACCATCATCGTCTTCGCCCTCCTCGCCCTCCCGTGCATCCCGCTGTGGGCCTTCTCCACGGGTTCGGTCGCGCTCGGCATCGGCGCGTTCCTCATCCAGTTCATGGTCCAGGGTGCGTGGGGCGTCATCCCGGCGTACCTGAACGAGCTCGTGCCGGAGGGCACTCGCGCGGTCCTGCCCGGCTTCGTGTATCAGGTCGGCAACGTGATCGCGGCCGCGAACGCGACCATCCAGGCCCTCATCGCACAGTCGACCGGCGGGAACTACGCGGTCGCAATGGCGCTCGTGGCAGGAATCATCGCGATCTTCATCGCCGTGCTGATCGCCTTCGGCCCGGAGACGCGAGGCAGGGAGTTCGTCACTGCCGGCGCCGATACGAGGGCGGCGGGCTAG
- a CDS encoding MFS transporter, with translation MSASHGTKTNPFKQPGAVWAVAFACVISFMGIGLVDPILPALASSLHATPSDVSLLFTSYLVVTAVAMLVVGWVSSRIGSKLTLILGLFLIVVFAALAGTSGSIGGIVGFRAGWGLGNALFIATSLAVIVASAKGGFSGAIILYETALGIGIAVGPLLGGELGSISWRGPFYGVAVLMGIALVATLLFVPKQPKPAKKTSLAAPLLALRHRGLLIMGIMALLYNWGFFTMLGYAPYPMKLDAHELGLVFTGWGVLVALFAVVFAPRLQRRFGTAPVLYVNMLCLGIVMAVIAFGVTTPAVVIVAVIMSGAFIGINNTLTTQAVMLVAPIDRSVASSAYGFVRFIGSGLAPFAAGKIAEASNQSVAFLVGALAFLLAIPVLAAGHRLVAAAEREAEPEVVEPKAVQPGIAPPGIARPGIAQPTLEPLGPASAGLTPSGSAVSGSPLSGPPLSGPVVAAVSANAAAAAVVDRAAALARAQQAPLEIVHVRETEVLEELAISPESEDEARAAVAAHLDRLGDGAPDGLASRGLVLHSVGDRAAAADILARHAAEVGARAIVLRDSARGTVVKHLEPSLRAAFSGMPPSEAGRPEVVLVPDEI, from the coding sequence ATGAGCGCCTCGCACGGCACGAAGACCAATCCGTTCAAACAGCCGGGGGCGGTATGGGCGGTCGCCTTCGCCTGTGTCATCTCCTTCATGGGGATTGGCCTCGTCGACCCGATCCTGCCCGCGCTGGCCTCTAGCCTGCACGCCACGCCGAGCGACGTCTCCCTGCTGTTCACGAGCTATCTCGTCGTGACCGCGGTCGCGATGCTCGTCGTCGGCTGGGTCTCAAGCCGCATCGGCTCCAAGCTGACGCTCATCCTGGGGCTGTTCCTCATCGTCGTGTTCGCAGCCCTAGCCGGCACCTCCGGTTCGATCGGCGGGATTGTCGGATTCCGGGCTGGCTGGGGCTTGGGCAATGCGCTGTTCATCGCGACGAGCCTCGCCGTCATCGTGGCTTCGGCGAAGGGCGGCTTCTCAGGCGCCATCATCCTCTACGAGACAGCGCTCGGCATCGGCATCGCCGTCGGGCCCCTGCTGGGAGGCGAGCTCGGCAGCATCAGCTGGCGCGGGCCCTTCTACGGTGTTGCGGTACTCATGGGCATCGCACTCGTCGCGACGCTCCTGTTCGTGCCGAAGCAGCCCAAGCCCGCGAAGAAGACCTCGCTCGCTGCCCCGCTGCTCGCGCTGCGCCACCGGGGCCTCCTGATCATGGGCATCATGGCGCTGCTATACAACTGGGGCTTCTTCACGATGCTCGGCTACGCGCCGTACCCCATGAAGCTCGACGCCCATGAGCTCGGACTCGTCTTCACCGGCTGGGGCGTTCTCGTGGCCCTGTTCGCGGTGGTCTTCGCGCCGCGGCTGCAGCGGCGCTTCGGCACCGCGCCCGTGCTCTACGTGAACATGCTGTGCCTCGGCATCGTCATGGCCGTCATAGCGTTCGGCGTCACGACGCCGGCCGTCGTCATCGTCGCCGTCATCATGAGTGGGGCGTTCATCGGCATCAACAACACCCTCACGACCCAAGCCGTCATGCTCGTTGCCCCCATCGACCGCTCGGTCGCCTCGTCGGCATACGGCTTCGTCCGATTCATCGGGAGCGGCCTCGCCCCGTTCGCCGCGGGCAAGATCGCCGAGGCCTCGAACCAGAGCGTCGCGTTCCTCGTCGGGGCCCTCGCGTTCCTCCTTGCCATCCCTGTGCTCGCCGCCGGCCACCGACTCGTCGCCGCCGCCGAGCGCGAGGCGGAGCCAGAGGTGGTCGAGCCGAAGGCTGTACAGCCCGGGATAGCCCCGCCCGGGATCGCCCGGCCCGGGATCGCCCAGCCCACGCTCGAGCCGCTTGGCCCCGCGTCTGCTGGCCTTACGCCCTCTGGGTCAGCAGTCTCCGGATCACCGCTCTCCGGACCACCGCTCTCGGGACCAGTCGTTGCCGCCGTCAGCGCAAATGCAGCCGCGGCCGCCGTCGTCGATCGCGCGGCAGCCCTCGCCCGCGCCCAGCAGGCGCCGCTCGAGATAGTTCACGTCCGGGAGACCGAGGTTCTCGAAGAGCTCGCCATCAGCCCTGAAAGCGAGGACGAAGCCCGGGCCGCTGTTGCAGCTCACCTCGACCGCCTTGGAGACGGCGCGCCAGATGGGCTGGCGAGCCGTGGTCTGGTGCTGCACAGCGTGGGTGACCGCGCCGCGGCGGCGGACATCCTGGCTCGTCACGCCGCGGAAGTGGGCGCACGCGCCATTGTGCTCCGAGACTCGGCGCGAGGCACGGTCGTGAAGCACCTTGAACCGAGCCTGAGGGCAGCCTTCTCGGGAATGCCGCCCTCTGAAGCGGGGCGGCCAGAGGTCGTGCTCGTGCCCGACGAGATCTGA
- a CDS encoding HNH endonuclease — protein sequence MIGMGDRFDPGSRLAPGDCLGDEERLGGQDGLVPEVGLKDRTAHDAGESGSPGSGWREALEGLLSRAAGPSTEEIASFVARLALCPGPGDLGGGQGHLGGPGHLAGSGHLAGPELIDRLDALERLKAAAAAEQARTQAAFAALCEAGMDPRAAALESRTGRAAARSRERSASAQIALARKVSPARGARLLAASKRLVTDLPCTLRALACGQLTEERAIFMAEGVEVLSPAARAVVDEDLCGHPQRLEGLGDRGVQDAVRAAVDAIDDSAALARVRKAEEGRRVTVRRLPDAMAQLTAILPVAQAASVAGALGAAGAAARAAGDARTRGQVAADTLVERVTGQAHADAVPLRVGLIMTDSSLFAGGREPALLQGYGTVPAAHARAMIVGAATGSAASGLDNRPTRRTKGRPAGSSPGTARGGPGDLMAAGPPGSAAVPSPGAAALAGAWLRRLYLDPSTGELAAMDSRLRRFPRALAEFIEIRDQTCRTPYCEAPIRHIDHVTPVASGGETSVENGQGLCEACNHAKESPGWELAVVGTDTPDGTDSPDGTDTAGGIGPAGTRGDILTLTPTGHEYFSPPRKLPGSETRACNGTPHRRDGMPEERSAG from the coding sequence ATGATTGGGATGGGGGACCGATTCGATCCGGGGAGCCGACTCGCCCCGGGAGACTGCCTCGGAGATGAGGAACGCCTCGGCGGGCAGGACGGGCTTGTACCCGAGGTCGGGCTCAAAGACCGGACAGCGCATGACGCCGGGGAGTCCGGTTCTCCCGGTAGTGGGTGGCGCGAGGCCCTCGAGGGGCTACTGAGTCGGGCAGCCGGGCCTTCGACCGAAGAGATCGCCTCCTTCGTGGCGCGTCTGGCGCTCTGCCCCGGCCCAGGAGACCTCGGTGGCGGTCAAGGTCATCTCGGCGGCCCAGGTCATCTCGCCGGGTCAGGTCATCTCGCCGGGCCAGAGCTGATCGACCGGCTGGACGCACTCGAGCGGCTTAAGGCCGCCGCGGCGGCGGAGCAGGCACGGACTCAAGCGGCGTTCGCCGCCCTGTGCGAGGCAGGGATGGACCCGCGCGCCGCCGCCCTCGAGTCCAGGACTGGCCGCGCCGCCGCCCGCTCGAGGGAACGCTCGGCCTCAGCCCAGATCGCTTTGGCTCGGAAGGTTTCCCCAGCCCGCGGGGCGAGGCTGCTGGCCGCCTCGAAGCGGCTGGTGACCGACCTGCCGTGCACGCTGCGAGCTCTGGCCTGTGGCCAGCTGACCGAGGAGCGGGCGATCTTCATGGCGGAAGGGGTCGAGGTCCTTTCCCCGGCGGCCCGAGCCGTCGTGGACGAGGACCTGTGCGGGCATCCGCAACGCCTTGAAGGCCTAGGCGACCGGGGCGTCCAGGACGCCGTGCGCGCGGCGGTCGACGCTATCGACGACTCGGCGGCCTTGGCACGGGTGCGCAAGGCCGAGGAAGGTCGCAGGGTCACAGTCAGGCGGCTGCCCGACGCGATGGCCCAGCTCACCGCGATCCTCCCCGTCGCCCAAGCCGCCTCCGTCGCAGGGGCCCTGGGCGCGGCAGGCGCGGCGGCCAGGGCCGCCGGGGACGCGCGGACCCGCGGGCAGGTCGCCGCGGACACCTTGGTGGAGCGGGTGACCGGTCAGGCCCACGCGGACGCCGTGCCCCTCCGCGTGGGCCTCATCATGACGGACTCCTCGCTGTTCGCAGGCGGCCGCGAACCGGCCCTGCTCCAGGGCTACGGGACGGTCCCCGCCGCCCATGCGAGGGCCATGATCGTTGGCGCTGCAACGGGATCCGCCGCAAGCGGGCTGGACAACCGACCCACACGCCGCACCAAAGGCAGGCCCGCAGGCAGCAGCCCCGGCACAGCCAGAGGCGGGCCCGGCGATTTGATGGCCGCCGGACCTCCCGGCAGTGCCGCCGTCCCGTCTCCCGGGGCTGCCGCCCTGGCGGGAGCGTGGCTGCGCCGCCTCTACCTCGATCCCAGTACCGGCGAGCTCGCCGCGATGGACTCCAGGCTGCGCCGCTTCCCGAGGGCGTTGGCAGAATTCATCGAGATCCGCGATCAGACCTGCCGCACCCCGTACTGCGAGGCACCAATCAGGCACATCGACCACGTCACCCCCGTCGCGTCGGGCGGGGAGACGAGCGTGGAGAACGGCCAAGGGCTCTGCGAGGCGTGCAACCACGCCAAGGAATCCCCCGGCTGGGAACTCGCCGTCGTCGGAACCGACACCCCGGACGGAACCGACAGCCCCGACGGAACCGACACCGCGGGCGGAATCGGGCCTGCGGGGACGCGAGGAGACATCCTCACCCTCACCCCCACCGGTCACGAATACTTCTCGCCGCCGAGGAAGCTCCCAGGCTCAGAAACCAGGGCCTGCAACGGGACGCCGCACCGGAGAGATGGCATGCCGGAGGAACGCAGCGCCGGTTAG
- a CDS encoding HAD family hydrolase encodes MDARARGVLFDVDGTLIDSSYFHALAWWEAFRQFEHKVPMSAIHRAVGMGGDKLVAHLLGDGRDKSEDAELKATHGAVFGTYWPSLVAFDGARDLLRKCAEAGLAVVLASSARERELRVLRRALDADDAITAATSSSDAEESKPAPDILVAALEAGGLRAEDVVFVGDAVWDVYAASKLGIPTIAVTCGGTSEGELREAGAAEVYAGPDKVLEAFSTSALGRVGA; translated from the coding sequence ATGGACGCACGTGCGCGCGGAGTGCTCTTCGACGTCGACGGAACGCTCATCGACTCAAGCTATTTCCACGCCCTTGCATGGTGGGAGGCCTTCCGTCAGTTTGAGCACAAGGTCCCGATGTCCGCGATCCACCGCGCCGTCGGCATGGGCGGCGACAAGCTCGTGGCCCACCTTCTGGGCGACGGCCGCGACAAGAGCGAGGATGCCGAACTCAAAGCGACCCATGGCGCCGTTTTCGGCACCTATTGGCCTTCACTCGTAGCGTTCGACGGCGCCCGCGACCTGCTGCGGAAGTGCGCCGAGGCCGGACTCGCCGTCGTGCTCGCGTCCTCGGCACGCGAGCGAGAGCTCCGTGTGCTGCGGAGAGCGCTCGACGCCGACGACGCCATCACCGCGGCGACCAGCTCCTCGGATGCCGAGGAGAGCAAGCCAGCGCCAGACATCCTCGTCGCGGCCCTCGAAGCGGGAGGCCTCCGGGCCGAGGACGTCGTCTTCGTCGGCGACGCCGTCTGGGACGTGTATGCGGCGTCGAAGCTCGGCATTCCCACCATCGCCGTCACGTGCGGCGGAACGAGCGAGGGCGAACTGCGGGAAGCGGGAGCCGCGGAGGTGTACGCGGGCCCGGACAAGGTCCTCGAGGCCTTCTCGACGAGCGCTCTCGGTCGCGTTGGGGCCTAG